The Oncorhynchus masou masou isolate Uvic2021 chromosome 6, UVic_Omas_1.1, whole genome shotgun sequence genome has a window encoding:
- the LOC135541820 gene encoding syntaxin-16-like isoform X2 — MATRRLTDAFLLMRNNAIQNRHILAEQVSTYGTSRTLSTRSNAALADDRMALVSGIRLDPEAAIGVTKRLPPKWVDGVDEIQYEITRVQQKMKELAALHDKHMNRPTLDDSSEEEHAIEITTQEITQMFHRCQRAVRGLQSRCGHCTEQEERLLRNVVSSLAGSLQELSTNFRHTQSSYLKRMKNREERSKHFFDSGPLMEEDEDIALYDRGFTGDQLVLVEQNTVMVEEREREVRQIVQSISDLNEIFRDLAGLVVEQGTVLDRIDFNVEQSCVKTEEGLKQLQKAEQYQKKNRKMLVILILTVIVVVLILILFGTKF; from the exons ATGGCAACTAGGCGCTTGACCGATGCCTTCTTATTAATGCGGAACAATGCAATCCAAAATCGTCATATATTGGCTGAGCAAGTGAGTACATACGGCACCAGTCGTACTCTGAGTACACGTAGCAATGCTGCG TTGGCTGATGACCGCATGGCCCTGGTCTCTGGGATACGCTTGGACCCAGAAGCTGCCATCGGAGTCACCAAGAGACTGCCGCCCAAGTGGGTAGATGGGGTCGATGAG ATTCAGTATGAAATCACACGGGTCCAGCAGAAAATGAAGGAGCTGGCCGCCCTCCATGATAAGCACATGAACCGTCCCACCCTGGATGACAGCAGTGAAGAGGAGCATGCCATAGAGATCACTACTCAGGAGATCACACAG ATGTTCCACCGGTGTCAGCGTGCAGTGAGAGGTCTGCAGTCTCGCTGTGGCCACTGcacagagcaggaggagaggctTCTGAGAAACGTGGTGTCCTCGTTGGCAGGGAGCCTGCAGGAGCTCTCCACCaacttcagacacacacagtccagttACCTGAAAC GCATGAAGAATCGCGAGGAGAGATCAAAGCACTTTTTTGACTCCGGTCCTCTAATGGAGGAGGATGAAGACATAGCACTATATGACAGG GGGTTTACAGGTGACCAGCTGGTCCTGGTAGAGCAGAACACAGTGATGGTGGAGGAacgtgagagagaggtcagacagATTGTCCAGTCCATCTCTGACCTGAATGAGATTTTCCGAGACCTGGCTGGATTGGTGGTGGAACAG GGCACAGTACTTGACAGAATTGACTTCAATGTGGAGCAATCGTGTGTCAAAACAGAAGAGGGGTTGAAACAGTTACAGAAG GCTGAACAGTATCAGAAGAAAAACCGAAAGATGCTGGTCATTTTAATCCTTACTGTTATAGTTGTCGTTCTAATACTTATTTTATTTGGGACCAAGTTCTAG
- the LOC135541822 gene encoding EEF1A lysine methyltransferase 3-like: MAEYGEEDGFMLPVDDGLFADTFSDDSVYKFIGQELKISQVFSANLGVAAPVWDAALHLCRYFEENSLNLKGKRIIELGAGTGIVGILAARLGADVTLTDLPLAVPQLQSNVSANMPSSGWPSVAPSVLPLSWGQDQHVFPMDWDLVLGADIVYLSETYPLLLDTLVHLCKDRAVVYLSSKMREEHGTPGFYGDTLPQRFHVKLEHRDPTQNINIYSATLRGKQ; encoded by the exons atggcagAATATGGAGAGGAAGATGGATTCATGTTGCCTGTAGACGACGGTTTATTTGCTGATACATTTTCTGATGATAGCGTGTACAAATTCATCGGTCAAGAGTTAAAGATCAGCCAGGTGTTCAGCGCCAACCTCGGCGTGGCAGCGCCAGTGTGGGACGCC GCGCTTCATCTATGCCGCTACTTCGAGGAAAACTCGCTCAACCTGAAAGGAAAGCGCATCATTGAGTTGGGCGCAGGAACTGGCATTGTTGGCATTTTGGCAGCACGTTTGG GAGCGGATGTGACCTTGACAGACCTCCCCCTTGCTGTCCCTCAACTGCAAAGCAACGTCTCGGCCAACATGCCGTCCTCTGGCTGGCCTTCTGTTGCCCCCtccgtcctccccctctcctgggGCCAAGACCAGCACGTCTTCCCCATGGACTGGGACCTGGTACTGGGTGCAGATATTGTGTACCTGTCTGAGACTTACCCCCTCCTGCTGGACACACTGGTTCACCTGTGCAAGGACAGGGCAGTGGTGTACCTCTCATCCAAGATGCGAGAAGAGCACGGAACGCCTGGCTTCTATGGAGACACTCTGCCACAGAGGTTCCATGTAAAGCTGGAGCACCGCGACCCCACACAGAACATCAACATCTACAGCGCTACTCTGAGAGGGAAGCAGTGA
- the LOC135541820 gene encoding syntaxin-16-like isoform X5, giving the protein MALVSGIRLDPEAAIGVTKRLPPKWVDGVDEIQYEITRVQQKMKELAALHDKHMNRPTLDDSSEEEHAIEITTQEITQMFHRCQRAVRGLQSRCGHCTEQEERLLRNVVSSLAGSLQELSTNFRHTQSSYLKRMKNREERSKHFFDSGPLMEEDEDIALYDRGFTGDQLVLVEQNTVMVEEREREVRQIVQSISDLNEIFRDLAGLVVEQGTVLDRIDFNVEQSCVKTEEGLKQLQKAEQYQKKNRKMLVILILTVIVVVLILILFGTKF; this is encoded by the exons ATGGCCCTGGTCTCTGGGATACGCTTGGACCCAGAAGCTGCCATCGGAGTCACCAAGAGACTGCCGCCCAAGTGGGTAGATGGGGTCGATGAG ATTCAGTATGAAATCACACGGGTCCAGCAGAAAATGAAGGAGCTGGCCGCCCTCCATGATAAGCACATGAACCGTCCCACCCTGGATGACAGCAGTGAAGAGGAGCATGCCATAGAGATCACTACTCAGGAGATCACACAG ATGTTCCACCGGTGTCAGCGTGCAGTGAGAGGTCTGCAGTCTCGCTGTGGCCACTGcacagagcaggaggagaggctTCTGAGAAACGTGGTGTCCTCGTTGGCAGGGAGCCTGCAGGAGCTCTCCACCaacttcagacacacacagtccagttACCTGAAAC GCATGAAGAATCGCGAGGAGAGATCAAAGCACTTTTTTGACTCCGGTCCTCTAATGGAGGAGGATGAAGACATAGCACTATATGACAGG GGGTTTACAGGTGACCAGCTGGTCCTGGTAGAGCAGAACACAGTGATGGTGGAGGAacgtgagagagaggtcagacagATTGTCCAGTCCATCTCTGACCTGAATGAGATTTTCCGAGACCTGGCTGGATTGGTGGTGGAACAG GGCACAGTACTTGACAGAATTGACTTCAATGTGGAGCAATCGTGTGTCAAAACAGAAGAGGGGTTGAAACAGTTACAGAAG GCTGAACAGTATCAGAAGAAAAACCGAAAGATGCTGGTCATTTTAATCCTTACTGTTATAGTTGTCGTTCTAATACTTATTTTATTTGGGACCAAGTTCTAG
- the LOC135541820 gene encoding syntaxin-16-like isoform X3 gives MATRRLTDAFLLMRNNAIQNRHILAEQDTGPFTNAVYLADDRMALVSGIRLDPEAAIGVTKRLPPKWVDGVDEIQYEITRVQQKMKELAALHDKHMNRPTLDDSSEEEHAIEITTQEITQMFHRCQRAVRGLQSRCGHCTEQEERLLRNVVSSLAGSLQELSTNFRHTQSSYLKRMKNREERSKHFFDSGPLMEEDEDIALYDRGFTGDQLVLVEQNTVMVEEREREVRQIVQSISDLNEIFRDLAGLVVEQGTVLDRIDFNVEQSCVKTEEGLKQLQKAEQYQKKNRKMLVILILTVIVVVLILILFGTKF, from the exons ATGGCAACTAGGCGCTTGACCGATGCCTTCTTATTAATGCGGAACAATGCAATCCAAAATCGTCATATATTGGCTGAGCAA GATACAGGGCCTTTTACAAATGCTGTCTAT TTGGCTGATGACCGCATGGCCCTGGTCTCTGGGATACGCTTGGACCCAGAAGCTGCCATCGGAGTCACCAAGAGACTGCCGCCCAAGTGGGTAGATGGGGTCGATGAG ATTCAGTATGAAATCACACGGGTCCAGCAGAAAATGAAGGAGCTGGCCGCCCTCCATGATAAGCACATGAACCGTCCCACCCTGGATGACAGCAGTGAAGAGGAGCATGCCATAGAGATCACTACTCAGGAGATCACACAG ATGTTCCACCGGTGTCAGCGTGCAGTGAGAGGTCTGCAGTCTCGCTGTGGCCACTGcacagagcaggaggagaggctTCTGAGAAACGTGGTGTCCTCGTTGGCAGGGAGCCTGCAGGAGCTCTCCACCaacttcagacacacacagtccagttACCTGAAAC GCATGAAGAATCGCGAGGAGAGATCAAAGCACTTTTTTGACTCCGGTCCTCTAATGGAGGAGGATGAAGACATAGCACTATATGACAGG GGGTTTACAGGTGACCAGCTGGTCCTGGTAGAGCAGAACACAGTGATGGTGGAGGAacgtgagagagaggtcagacagATTGTCCAGTCCATCTCTGACCTGAATGAGATTTTCCGAGACCTGGCTGGATTGGTGGTGGAACAG GGCACAGTACTTGACAGAATTGACTTCAATGTGGAGCAATCGTGTGTCAAAACAGAAGAGGGGTTGAAACAGTTACAGAAG GCTGAACAGTATCAGAAGAAAAACCGAAAGATGCTGGTCATTTTAATCCTTACTGTTATAGTTGTCGTTCTAATACTTATTTTATTTGGGACCAAGTTCTAG
- the LOC135541820 gene encoding syntaxin-16-like isoform X1 produces MATRRLTDAFLLMRNNAIQNRHILAEQVSTYGTSRTLSTRSNAADTGPFTNAVYLADDRMALVSGIRLDPEAAIGVTKRLPPKWVDGVDEIQYEITRVQQKMKELAALHDKHMNRPTLDDSSEEEHAIEITTQEITQMFHRCQRAVRGLQSRCGHCTEQEERLLRNVVSSLAGSLQELSTNFRHTQSSYLKRMKNREERSKHFFDSGPLMEEDEDIALYDRGFTGDQLVLVEQNTVMVEEREREVRQIVQSISDLNEIFRDLAGLVVEQGTVLDRIDFNVEQSCVKTEEGLKQLQKAEQYQKKNRKMLVILILTVIVVVLILILFGTKF; encoded by the exons ATGGCAACTAGGCGCTTGACCGATGCCTTCTTATTAATGCGGAACAATGCAATCCAAAATCGTCATATATTGGCTGAGCAAGTGAGTACATACGGCACCAGTCGTACTCTGAGTACACGTAGCAATGCTGCG GATACAGGGCCTTTTACAAATGCTGTCTAT TTGGCTGATGACCGCATGGCCCTGGTCTCTGGGATACGCTTGGACCCAGAAGCTGCCATCGGAGTCACCAAGAGACTGCCGCCCAAGTGGGTAGATGGGGTCGATGAG ATTCAGTATGAAATCACACGGGTCCAGCAGAAAATGAAGGAGCTGGCCGCCCTCCATGATAAGCACATGAACCGTCCCACCCTGGATGACAGCAGTGAAGAGGAGCATGCCATAGAGATCACTACTCAGGAGATCACACAG ATGTTCCACCGGTGTCAGCGTGCAGTGAGAGGTCTGCAGTCTCGCTGTGGCCACTGcacagagcaggaggagaggctTCTGAGAAACGTGGTGTCCTCGTTGGCAGGGAGCCTGCAGGAGCTCTCCACCaacttcagacacacacagtccagttACCTGAAAC GCATGAAGAATCGCGAGGAGAGATCAAAGCACTTTTTTGACTCCGGTCCTCTAATGGAGGAGGATGAAGACATAGCACTATATGACAGG GGGTTTACAGGTGACCAGCTGGTCCTGGTAGAGCAGAACACAGTGATGGTGGAGGAacgtgagagagaggtcagacagATTGTCCAGTCCATCTCTGACCTGAATGAGATTTTCCGAGACCTGGCTGGATTGGTGGTGGAACAG GGCACAGTACTTGACAGAATTGACTTCAATGTGGAGCAATCGTGTGTCAAAACAGAAGAGGGGTTGAAACAGTTACAGAAG GCTGAACAGTATCAGAAGAAAAACCGAAAGATGCTGGTCATTTTAATCCTTACTGTTATAGTTGTCGTTCTAATACTTATTTTATTTGGGACCAAGTTCTAG
- the LOC135541820 gene encoding syntaxin-16-like isoform X4, whose amino-acid sequence MATRRLTDAFLLMRNNAIQNRHILAEQLADDRMALVSGIRLDPEAAIGVTKRLPPKWVDGVDEIQYEITRVQQKMKELAALHDKHMNRPTLDDSSEEEHAIEITTQEITQMFHRCQRAVRGLQSRCGHCTEQEERLLRNVVSSLAGSLQELSTNFRHTQSSYLKRMKNREERSKHFFDSGPLMEEDEDIALYDRGFTGDQLVLVEQNTVMVEEREREVRQIVQSISDLNEIFRDLAGLVVEQGTVLDRIDFNVEQSCVKTEEGLKQLQKAEQYQKKNRKMLVILILTVIVVVLILILFGTKF is encoded by the exons ATGGCAACTAGGCGCTTGACCGATGCCTTCTTATTAATGCGGAACAATGCAATCCAAAATCGTCATATATTGGCTGAGCAA TTGGCTGATGACCGCATGGCCCTGGTCTCTGGGATACGCTTGGACCCAGAAGCTGCCATCGGAGTCACCAAGAGACTGCCGCCCAAGTGGGTAGATGGGGTCGATGAG ATTCAGTATGAAATCACACGGGTCCAGCAGAAAATGAAGGAGCTGGCCGCCCTCCATGATAAGCACATGAACCGTCCCACCCTGGATGACAGCAGTGAAGAGGAGCATGCCATAGAGATCACTACTCAGGAGATCACACAG ATGTTCCACCGGTGTCAGCGTGCAGTGAGAGGTCTGCAGTCTCGCTGTGGCCACTGcacagagcaggaggagaggctTCTGAGAAACGTGGTGTCCTCGTTGGCAGGGAGCCTGCAGGAGCTCTCCACCaacttcagacacacacagtccagttACCTGAAAC GCATGAAGAATCGCGAGGAGAGATCAAAGCACTTTTTTGACTCCGGTCCTCTAATGGAGGAGGATGAAGACATAGCACTATATGACAGG GGGTTTACAGGTGACCAGCTGGTCCTGGTAGAGCAGAACACAGTGATGGTGGAGGAacgtgagagagaggtcagacagATTGTCCAGTCCATCTCTGACCTGAATGAGATTTTCCGAGACCTGGCTGGATTGGTGGTGGAACAG GGCACAGTACTTGACAGAATTGACTTCAATGTGGAGCAATCGTGTGTCAAAACAGAAGAGGGGTTGAAACAGTTACAGAAG GCTGAACAGTATCAGAAGAAAAACCGAAAGATGCTGGTCATTTTAATCCTTACTGTTATAGTTGTCGTTCTAATACTTATTTTATTTGGGACCAAGTTCTAG